In the Nothobranchius furzeri strain GRZ-AD chromosome 15, NfurGRZ-RIMD1, whole genome shotgun sequence genome, one interval contains:
- the rapgef3 gene encoding rap guanine nucleotide exchange factor 3 isoform X1, with protein sequence MHLFRSHNYQVFPHRHAVQTPTVRGISWMDDFPVNEDFKQTPLPEALNSKDTMKQFLSDRVIKAARSVYSIMTERNPDLIRDRKHHLKTHRQCCSGKELVDWLMKQNECLQSRSQAVGMWQVLVDEGVLVHVKQELNFHDKDAQFYRFQDSEFGLNHTSNEKDSEDELHEALSLLSQLGPDALLTMILRKCPSQRSPEDIEVIYEELLHVKAAAHLSSSVRKELAAVLVFESHSKAGTVLFSQGDKGTSWYIIWKGSVNVITHGKGLVTTLHEGEDFGQLALLNDAPRAATIILREDNCHFLRVDKQDFIRILKDVEANTVRLEEHGKTVLVLEKSADSAEQGGAGASSKYTVMSGSPEKILEHLLETVKLDSNGNDPTADPCVSDFLLTHRVFMPSSQLCAALLHHYQAELSEGSEQEKDAYAFNSKQKVVKLVGQWVALYSHLLKEDPAALDFLERMKKEVAADYRLSSILKEQFRERRRAKMLENGYQSLSRNQPFDWFSLCEECVGRILPIKAQDKVLYEVYRPDNKPLSLMLPVNSSVQDVMSALVKPVGDHVLVKMNSAGERAQLKLDACGVYTALGLNERLFICTSSEVEQLRPLRDQQGPERGTADLIEQMSSKDLAIELTNYDWELFNAMHEVELIYYIFGRHKFPGAITANLERFVRHFNEVQHWVVTELCLCEDLVKRAVLLKKFIKIASVLKEQKNLNLFFAVMFGLSNSAVQRLYKTWERIPSKTKRIYCTYERLMDPSRNHRAYRLAVAKLSPPYTPFMPLLLKDMTFIHEGNPNYTDKLVNFEKMRMLAKTVKIVRGCRSQPYVPSSPQRGLADRIFLEGPTRLSTNSEHAFPLRTPSNVRHYIQNLKVIDNQRKLTQLSRTMEC encoded by the exons ATGCATCTGTTTCGGAGTCACAATTACCAAGTGTTCCCGCACCGCCACGCAGTGCAGACGCCGACCGTGCGGGGCATCAGCTGG ATGGATGATTTCCCAGTTAATGAGGACTTTAAACAG ACTCCGCTGCCAGAGGCTCTGAACTCCAAGGACACCATGAAGCAG TTTCTTTCAGACCGGGTCATAAAAGCTGCAAGATCCGTGTACAGCATCATGACTGAGAGGAACCCTGACCTCATCCGAGATAGGAAGCATCACCTGAAAACACACAG ACAGTGCTGCTCAGGAAAGGAGCTTGTTGACTGGCTGATGAAGCAGAACGAATGCCTCCAGTCGAGGAGCCAGGCGGTTGGGATGTGGCAGGTTCTGGTTGATGAGGGAGTTCTTGTTCATG TGAAGCAGGAGTTAAACTTCCATGACAAGGACGCCCAGTTCTACCGCTTTCAGGACTCCGAGTTCGGCTTGAACCACACGAGCAACGAGAAGGACTCGGAGGATGAGCTGCATGAAGCTCTGTCCCTCCTGAGTCAGCTGGGCCCAGACGCTCTGCTCACCATGATTCTGCGCAAATG CCCCAGTCAGAGGAGCCCTGAGGACATCGAGGTCATCTATGAGGAGCTGCTCCACGTGAAGGCTGCTGCTCATCTCTCCTCCTCG GTGCGTAAGGAGCTGGCTGCAGTGCTGGTCTTTGAATCCCACAGCAAGGCTGGAACAGTGT TGTTCAGTCAGGGGGATAAAGGGACCTCCTGGTATATCATCTGGAAAGGCTCTGTTAATGTGATCACTCATGGGAAG GGTCTTGTGACCACTCTGCATGAGGGTGAGGACTTTGGGCAGCTAGCGTTGCTAAATGATGCTCCTCGTGCCGCCACCATCATCTTAAGAGAGGACAATTGCCATTTCCTTCGTGTTGATAAACAGGATTTCATCCGAATCCTCAAG GATGTGGAGGCCAACACGGTGCGACTGGAGGAGCATGGGAAGACCGTACTGGTGTTGGAGAAGAGTGCTGACTCAGCTGAGCAGGGAGGAGCTGGAGCCAGCAGCAA atacACAGTTATGTCGGGATCGCCTGAGAAGATTCTGGAGCATCTGCTGGAAACAGTGAAGCTGGACTCAAATGGAAATGATCCCACAG CAGATCCCTGCGTGAGTGACTTCCTCCTGACCCACAGGGTCTTCATGCCCTCCAGCCAGCTGTGTGCAGCGTTACTGCATCA CTACCAGGCTGAGCTCTCAGAGGGCTCCGAGCAGGAGAAGGATGCTTATGCGTTCAACTCCAAGCAGAAGGTAGTGAAGCTAGTCGGCCAGTGGGTGGCGCTGTACAGCCATCTGTTGAAAGAAGATCCCGCTGCTCTGGACTTTTTGGAG AGGATGAAGAAGGAGGTGGCAGCTGATTACCGCTTGTCCTCCATTCTGAAggagcaatttagagaaagacgaagagcaaaaat GCTGGAGAACGGGTATCAGTCACTGAGCAGG AATCAGCCGTTCGATTGGTTTTCTCTTTGTGAGGAGTGCGTTGGGAGGATTCTTCCAATCAAAGCCCAGGATAAAG TGCTGTATGAGGTCTACAGGCCCGACAACAAGCCCCTATCTCTGATGCTCCCTGTGAACTCATCTGTCCAGGATGTGATGTCGGCTTTAGTCAAACCAGTTGGAGATCACGTCCTGGTCAAAATGAACTCCGCTGGag AAAGAGCTCAGTTAAAGCTGGATGCCTGTGGGGTCTACACCGCTCTGGGTCTCAATGAAAGACTGTTCATTTGCACGAGCAGCGAAGTGGAGCAGCTG AGACCCCTGAGGGATCAGCAGGGCCCAGAGCGAGGAACAGCCGACCTCATTGAGCAGATGAGCTCCAAAGACCTTGCCATTGAACTCACCAACTATGACTGGGAACTGTTCAATGCCATGCACGAG GTGGAGCTGATCTACTACATCTTTGGCCGCCACAAGTTCCCTGGAGCCATCACAGCCAATTTAGAGCGGTTTGtgcgtcactttaacgaagttcaGCACTGGGTGGTGACAGAGCTGTGCCTTTGTGAGGACCTGGTGAAACGGGCTGTTCTGCTCAAGAAGTTCATCAAGATCGCTTCAGT GTTGAAGGAGCAGAAGAATcttaatttattttttgctgtCATGTTTGGATTGAGCAACAGTGCAGTGCAGCGGCTTTACAAGACCTGGGAG AGAATACCAAGCAAGACTAAAAGGATCTACTGCACTTATGAGAGACTGATG GATCCTTCTCGAAACCACAGGGCCTACAGACTGGCTGTAGCTAAACTCAGTCCTCCGTACACCCCCTTCATGCCTCTGCTGCTGAAAG ACATGACCTTCATCCATGAGGGAAACCCAAACTACACAGACAAGCTGGTCAACTTTGAGAAAATG AGGATGCTTGCCAAGACTGTGAAAATTGTACGAGGATGCAGAAGCCAACCTTATG TGCCTTCTTCTCCACAGAGAGGCCTGGCTGATCGCATATTTCTGGAGGGTCCTACCCGCCTGTCCACAA ACTCAGAACACGCCTTCCCTCTGCGCACTCCCAGCAACGTCCGCCACTACATCCAAAATCTGAAGGTGATCGACAACCAGCGAAAGCTAACGCAGCTTTCAAGAACAATGGAATGCTGA